In Gossypium hirsutum isolate 1008001.06 chromosome D06, Gossypium_hirsutum_v2.1, whole genome shotgun sequence, one genomic interval encodes:
- the LOC107901517 gene encoding NADP-dependent malic enzyme — protein MDGGDYSVAGGVEDVYGEDAASIDQPVTPWTVSVASGYSLMRDPRHNKGLAFTEKERDAHYLRGLLPPVVLTQELQEKKLMHNLRQYQVPLQRYMALMDLQERNERLFYKLLVDNVEELLPVVYTPTVGEACQKYGSIFRRPQGLYISLKEKGKILEVLKNWPERSVQVIVVTDGERILGLGDLGCQGMGIPVGKLSLYTALGGVRPSACLPITIDVGTNNEKLLNDEFYIGLRQRRATGQEYAELLHEFMSAVKQNYGEKVLIQFEDFANHNAFELLARYSSSHLVFNDDIQGTASVVLAGLLAALRLLGGTLADQRFLFLGAGEAGTGIAELIALEMSKQTGNPIEENRKKIWLVDSRGLIVDSRKESLQHFKKPWAHEHEPVKELVDAVKAIKPTVLIGTSGVGKQFTKEVVEAMAALNEKPLIMALSNPTSQAECTAEEAYTWSEGRAIFASGSPFDPFEYDGKVFVPGQANNAYIFPGFGLGVIISGAIRVHDDMLLAASEALALQVTEEHYEKGLIYPPFSDIRKISANIAAKVAAKAYELGLASHLPQPKDLVKYAESCMYSPKYRTYR, from the exons ATGGACGGTGGTGATTACAGTGTTGCTGGTGGTGTGGAGGATGTGTACGGTGAGGATGCTGCCTCCATCGATCAGCCTGTCACTCCTTGGACTGTCTCTGTTGCTAG TGGGTATTCGTTGATGCGTGACCCTCGCCACAACAAAGGGCTAGCCTTCACTGAGAAAGAGAGAGATGCCCATTACCTGCGTGGCCTTCTTCCCCCTGTTGTTCTCACTCAAGAGCTTCAAGAGAAGAAGCTCATGCATAACCTTCGCCAATACCAAGTTCCTTTGCAACGTTACATGGCCCTCATGGACCTTCAG GAGAGAAACGAACGCCTTTTCTACAAGCTTCTCGTCGATAACGTGGAGGAACTGCTCCCGGTTGTATACACCCCAACTGTTGGTGAAGCTTGCCAAAAATATGGGAGCATTTTCAGGCGCCCTCAGGGTCTTTACATCAGCTTGAAAGAGAA GGGGAAGATTCTTGAAGTGTTGAAAAACTGGCCTGAGAGGAGTGTTCAAGTTATTGTTGTCACTGATGGTGAGAGAATTTTGGGACTTGGAGATCTCGGTTGCCAG GGAATGGGGATACCTGTAGGAAAACTTTCTCTATATACAGCTCTTGGTGGAGTCCGCCCCTCAGCA TGCTTGCCTATCACTATTGATGTTGGGACAAACAATGAGAAGTTGTTAAATGACGAGTTTTACATTGGCCTTAGACAAAGGAGGGCAACTGGACAG GAATACGCAGAACTTCTTCATGAGTTCATGTCTGCAGTTAAGCAGAATTACGGAGAGAAAGTTCTAATACAG TTTGAAGATTTTGCGAACCACAACGCATTCGAGTTGTTGGCGAGATACAGTTCATCTCATCTTGTTTTCAATGACGACATACAG GGAACAGCATCTGTGGTACTGGCCGGGCTACTTGCAGCCCTGAGATTACTCGGTGGAACTCTTGCAGACCAAAGGTTCTTGTTCCTTGGTGCTGGTGAG GCTGGAACCGGTATAGCTGAGCTCATAGCTCTTGAAATGTCAAAGCAG ACTGGAAATCCGATTGAAGAGAACCGGAAGAAGATATGGCTTGTAGACTCAAGGGGATTGATTGTTGACTCGCGCAAGGAGTCACTTCAACACTTCAAGAAACCTTGGGCTCATGAACATGAACCTGTCAAGGAACTCGTTGATGCTGTGAAG GCAATCAAGCCAACAGTCCTGATCGGAACATCTGGTGTTGGAAAACAATTCACAAAGGAAGTCGTTGAGGCCATGGCAGCCTTGAATGAG AAACCTCTTATCATGGCTCTATCTAACCCTACCTCACAAGCTGAGTGTACAGCAGAAGAAGCATATACATGGAGCGAG gGTCGTGCAATCTTTGCGAGTGGAAGCCCATTTGACCCCTTTGAATATGATGGCAAAGTCTTCGTGCCTGGCCAG GCAAACAATGCATATATTTTCCCTGGATTTGGCTTGGGTGTCATAATTTCCGGTGCGATTCGTGTTCACGATGACATGCTTTTAGCAGCCT CGGAAGCTTTGGCTTTGCAAGTGACGGAGGAACACTACGAGAAGGGATTGATCTACCCACCATTCTCCGATATCAGAAAGATATCAGCCAACATCGCAGCTAAGGTTGCCGCCAAGGCATATGAACTCG GTCTGGCTTCTCACCTTCCTCAGCCGAAGGATCTGGTTAAATATGCAGAGAGCTGCATGTACAGTCCAAAATACAGAACCTACCGTTAG